The following are from one region of the Coffea eugenioides isolate CCC68of chromosome 2, Ceug_1.0, whole genome shotgun sequence genome:
- the LOC113761480 gene encoding heavy metal-associated isoprenylated plant protein 39-like, with protein sequence MKKVVLKLEFSDDKVKQKVMQKVSGLVGIESVAIDNKDKKLTVVGDIDAVKIVSKLRKLCYTDIVSVGPAKEPEKKKDESQKKDDPKKGGDEKKGGGGGGGGDNKKNESKGDAVKAYPAYQQHYLPAYHQNYQPPMPYQYHHYQPTAPAYYARSAEEDPNSCVIC encoded by the exons ATGAAG AAAGTGGTGTTGAAATTGGAATTTTCTGATGACAAAGTGAAACAAAAAGTCATGCAAAAGGTGTCTGGCCTCGTAG GGATTGAATCAGTTGCAATAGATAACAAGGACAAGAAACTGACTGTAGTCGGTGACATTGATGCAGTCAAAATAGTTTCCAAATTAAGGAAGCTCTGTTACACTGATATAGTGTCTGTTGGACCAGCAAAAGAGCCGGAGAAGAAGAAGGACGAGTCACAAAAGAAAGATGACCCCAAAAAGGGAGGGGACGAAAAGAagggaggaggaggtggtggtggtggagatAACAAGAAGAACGAATCAAAAGGTGATGCCGTGAAAGCCTACCCGGCTTATCAGCAACATTACCTACCGGCCTATCACCAAAACTACCAGCCACCGATGCCGTATCAGTACCATCATTACCAGCCAACAGCGCCGGCATACTACGCCAGGAGTGCGGAGGAGGATCCAAATTCTTGCGTCATATGCTAA